One window of the Pleurocapsa minor HA4230-MV1 genome contains the following:
- a CDS encoding nuclear transport factor 2 family protein: MANPNVELIQRMYECFNRGDMDTIRQEIFAADLIWRLPGHHPLAGTKNGANEVIAFFEQLNKAGIQVDLSGIDAWGESTVVEVHRGHGESNGAVLDALNCTHYHIREGKIADVQVYISDQHTVDQFFNAVYALKPIPDRLA, encoded by the coding sequence ATGGCAAATCCAAATGTAGAACTCATTCAAAGAATGTACGAATGCTTTAATCGCGGTGATATGGACACTATTCGGCAAGAAATCTTTGCTGCCGACCTCATCTGGCGTTTACCTGGGCATCACCCCTTAGCAGGAACTAAAAATGGTGCTAATGAAGTGATTGCTTTCTTTGAGCAGTTGAATAAAGCAGGTATCCAAGTGGATCTCAGCGGTATTGATGCTTGGGGAGAAAGCACGGTTGTCGAAGTCCACCGTGGGCATGGAGAAAGTAACGGCGCGGTTTTAGATGCCCTTAACTGTACTCACTACCATATCCGTGAGGGCAAAATTGCCGATGTTCAAGTTTACATTAGCGATCAACATACAGTCGATCAATTTTTCAACGCTGTCTACGCTCTCAAACCAATCCCCGACCGCCTAGCCTAA